A region of the Stieleria neptunia genome:
TTCTGGCCGGCGTACAACAACCGTACGCCGGCCCTTCTGGGCCGGCGCCACCGCCGCAGGCGGTGCCCCGGGATGGCAGTGCTGGCGATAGGACCCATGGGACCGATAGGACTCATAGGTCGTATGCGTCCTATTGGTCCTTTTCCCGTGGCCAGCGTCCCTCGCGCGCGCCCGGTAAACCGGGCGGCGCCCGCCCGGAAGGGCCGGCGTACACCGACCGTACGCCGGCCCTTCTGGGCCGGCGCCACCGCCACAGGCGGTGCCCCGGGATGGCGGTGCTGAAATAGGACCGATGGGACCGATAGGACTCATAGGTCGTATGCGTCCCATGGGTCCTATTCCCGTGGCCAGCGTCCCTCGCGCGCGCCCGGTAAACCGGGCGGCGCCCGCCCGGAAGGGCCGGCGTACACCAACCGTACGCCGGTCCTTTCTGGCCGGCGTACAACAACCGTACGCCGGTCCTTCTGGGCCGGCGCCACCGCCGCAGGCGGTGCCCCGGGATGGCGGTGCTGGCAATAGGACCCATGGGACCGATAGGACTCATAGGTCGTATGCGTCCTATTGGTCCTATTTCCGTGGCCAGCGCCCTACGCGCGCCCGGTAAACCGGGCGGCGCCCGCCCGGAAGGGCCGGCGTACAACAACCGTACGCCGGCCCTTCTGGGCCGGCGCCACCGCCACAGGCGGTGCCCCGGGATGGCGGTGCTGAAATAGGACCGATGGGACCGATAGGACTCATAGGTCGTATGCGTCCCATGGGTCCTATTCCCGTGGCCAGCGTCCCTCGCGCGCGCCCGGTAAACCGGGCGGCGCCCGCCCGGAAGGGCCGGCGTACAACAACCGTACGCCGGCCCTTCTGGGCCGGCGCCAGCGGTGCAGGCGGTGCCCCGGGATGGCGGCGCTGCAATAGGACCTCTGGGACCGATAGGACTCATTGGTCGTATGCGGCCCATGGGTCCTATTCACCCTGGCCAGCGTCCCTCTCGCGCGCCCGGTAAACCGGGCGGCGCCCGCCCGGAAGGGCCGGCGTACACCAACCGTACGCCGGTCCTTTCTGGCCGGCGTACAACAACCGTACGCCGGTCCTTCTGGGCCGGCGTGCATCTTGCTGGCGGCGGCCGGCGCGGCAGAACCGGGGACTCGCGCGGGCCGCTTTACAGTGACCCGCCCCAGCCGAGTTTTTCTCTGAGCGTGCGGTAGTCGTTTTGGCCGGGGACGGAGAGCATTTCGAAGGTGCTGTCGGAACGCTGGACCTGGACACGGTCGCCCGGCAGCAGTTGGCTGAGGATGCGGCCGTCGACGACGACGCTGGTCGATGCGTTGGGCTCACTGACCGTCAATTCGAACACGGTGTCTGCCGAATCGACCAGCGGGCGGTACGTCAGTGTGTGGGGGCTGATCGGCGAAATCACGACGGCTTGCAAGTTGCGGCGCAAGATCGGACCGCCGGCGGACAGGTTGTGTGCGGTCGAACCGACCGGTGTCGCCAGGATCAGTCCATCGCAGCGGTAGCGTGTCGCCAGGTTTCCGTCGGCGAACAGATCGATTCCCAGAATCTGATACGGCGGTCCGCCGAGTACGGCGACCTCGTTCAAGACGAGTTGCTGGCAGATGGTTTCGCCGTCTCGAATCAGGCTGACCTCGAGCATCAGGTGGTCGATGACTTTGAACGCGCCACAACAAACGCGGGGCCAGACCTCTAGGAAATCGTCGGGCGAAAGCGCGGCGAGGAAGCCGAGGTTTCCGCAGTTGATCCCTAGCACCGGGATCTTCTTTCCGGCGAGCTGACGGGCGGTTTGCAGGATGGAGCCATCGCCGCCGAGGACGATCACCAAATCGATGTCGGGGTCATCGAATCCGTATTCGAAATGAAAGTCTTCGGCAACGATCTCGGCGTGTTGGGCGATCAGCGGACGCAAGCGGATTGCTTCGCTGCGGACTCGCTCGCGGTCCGGCGCGCCGATCATCGCAACGCGCGGGACGGCCCGGGCGCCGCTGGGCCAAGTTCGATGATTGGAGCGAGATTCTGCGGGGTTGAGCGTCATAGGTTGCCTAGCATAGCAGTGGTCGGAGTCCCGGTGGCGTAGGCTTTCAGACTGGCGCCCCGGAATCGACAGGCTGGAAGCCTCTGCCACTTTCAACCGGCTTGCTCAGGCGAAGGTTGACGTCGCCGGTGTGGCTTGCCGGCATCGCTCGGCGATCGCTTCGGGGCTGAGTCCGCACTGGTGCAGCAATTCGTTTCGATCCCCGTGTTCGACGAACGAATCGGGGAGGCCCAGGGTCTGGACGCCGCGTGTGTCCAGTCGTTGGGCGACGGCGGATTCCAGGAATGCGGATCCGAATCCCCCCATGACCGCGTTTTCTTCGACGGTCAGGACGAATTTTCCCGTCTCGATCGACTGTCTGACCATCTCTTCGTCGATCGGTTTGGCGAACCGCGCGTTGACGACGCAGATATCCAACTCGCCTTCGAGCATCTCGGCCGCGGCGAGTGCATTTTCCAGCATCGCGCCGAAGGCGACGATCGTTCCGTCTTCGCCGGGGCGAATGATTTCGCTTTTGCCGAGTTCGATTTCGGGGACCGGTTGGTCGCGTTGCAGTGCCGATGCTTTGGGGTAGCGGATGCTGCAGGGGTGGTTGTGATCGAGCGCGAAGCGAAGCATCATGCCCAGTTCTTCGGCGTATCCGGGGGCCATCACGACGATGTTGGGGAACAGCCGCATGTAGCCGACGTCATAGACGCCGTGGTGGGTCGGTCCGTCCGGTCCGGTCAATCCGGCTCGATCGAGCATGAACACGACCGGCAGGTCTTGCAGCGAGACCTCTTGGAAAATCTGGTCGTAGCTGCGTTGCAGAAATGTGCTGTAGATGTCGACGATCGGCCGCGCGCCGGCTTTGCACTGACCGGCGGCGAAGGCGACCGCGTGCGATTCACAGATGCCGACGTCGAAGAATTGCTTGGGGAATTTTTCGCGAACGGGTTCCAGTTTGTTGCCCTGGCACATCGCCGCGGTGATCACGGAGACCTTTTCGTCGGCGGCCATCGCTTGGCTGATCGCATCGCGGGCGTGCACGGTGAACGGGGGCAGGCCATCGCTGTGCCGGGGCACCGGTTTGCCGTCTCGGTCTTCGAACGCGGGCGGGGTGTGGAAGAACACCGGATCGGCGGCGGCGGGTTTGTAGCCATGGCCTTTTTCGGTGACCACGTGCAGCAGCACCGGGCCTTTCATTTCGCGGGCCATCGCCAAGTACTTGCGGACCAGCGCGATGTCATGTCCGTCGATCGGCCCGACGTAGCGAATGTTTAATTCTTCGAACAGCATGCCGCCGACCAAGCCGGCTTTGACGCCTTCCTTCAACTGGGCCAGAAACCGCTCGGCCGGATCGCCGAACATCGGGATCTGTTCCAGCAGTTTGCCGACTTCGCTTTTCAGGCCGGTGTAGTACGGATTGCTTCGCAGACGATCCAGGTACCCGGCGACGGCACCGACGCGGTGGCAAATCGACATTTTGTTGTCGTTGAGCACGATCGTCAGGTCGTCTTCCAGGTGGCCGGCGTTGTTGAGGGCTTCGAAGACGATGCCGCTGGGGAAGGCCCCGTCGCCGATCACCGCGACCGTGCGGCGGTCGGGTTGGTCGACCATTATATCACCGCTGCGTAATCCGACCGCGGTGCTGACGCTGCAGCCGGCATGGCCGGTCATGAACAAGTCGTACTCGCTTTCGTGCGGGTTCGGGTATCCCATCAGTCCGCCCTGTGTGCGAATCGAGGGGAAGCTGTGGTAGCGGCCGGTGACCAGTTTGTGCGGGTAGATTTGGTGGCCGGTGTCCCAGATCAGGCGATCGGTGCGGAAGTCGAATTCGCAGTGCAGCGCCAGACAGAGTTCGACGACGCCCAGGTTGGACGCGAAATGCGCCGTCCGGGTTGCCAGCAGATTGCAGAGCACGTCCCGGATTTCGTCGGCGGCCGACTCCAATTGCTGGGGCGAAAAATCACGCAGTCCCGTCGCGTCTTTCAAGCTTGCCAGCAGGGGGTGTTTTGGGTCGTTCAATTTGGCTTCCTTTTGAGATGTCGGTCGAGCGGGTCAATCCGTGCTGACCACATCAAGGTGATTGCTTGAAATCAGTGGGTGCGAGAGATCAGTGGGTGCGGGCGAGGACGTAATCCGCCAGACACTCTAACCGCCAAGCCGGCGGGCCCAAAACGGTCAGGTGCGATTTTGCGGATCGGATCAAGTCGCCGGCGAAGGATTGTGCGTTGGGGAGCCCCATGAGTCCGGGGTACGTCAGTTTTCCGCGATCGCTGTCTTTTCCGACGCGTTTTCCCAGGCTTGATTCGTCGGCGGTGTGGTCCAGCAGGTCGTCGACCACCTGAAATGCTAATCCGAGATCGGCCGCAAAGTCGGTCAGGGCCTGGGATTGTCGATCGCCGGCGCCGCACAGGACGGCTCCCAATTGAAGCGATGCGGTAAACAGGGCACCCGTTTTGCGGCGGTGAATCGATTCCAGGAACGCGAGTCCGGGGCATTGGTCTGGACTACGGGGGGGCATACCGCTCGGTTCATTGGGCTGCTCGGCAGCTGGCTGTCGGCCGGCCGATTCCAGTTCGGCGGCGACGTCGGCGGGCAGCTGGCCCGATTCGGCGGCCAGGTCGTCGGCTTGGCCACCGACGAGTTGTTCGGGGCCGGCGGCGTTCGCCAGCAGCGCGACGGCCAGGGCACGCCGCTGCAGATCGGCCACATTGCGGCACAGGTGTGCGATCGCCAGGGGCTGCAACGCGTCGCCGGCCAAAATTGCGGTGGCTTCGTCAAAGGCGATGTGGACAGTCGGCCGTCCGCGGCGGAGGTCGTCGTCGTCCATCGCGGGCAAATCATCGTGGATCAGCGAGTAGGCGTGGATCATTTCCACGGCGACCGCGCCGGGCATCGCCTCGTCAATCGCCCCGCCACAGGCTTCGGCGGCCATCAGGACCAGTGCCGGGCGGAGTCGTTTGCCGGGGGCCAGCACGGCATAGCGGATTGCATCGGCCAGCCGATCCGGGCAACCGCTGCCGAATTGGCACGCCGCCTGAAGTGCTTGTTCGATGGAGGGCAGAAGGTCACCGAGTGCTTGCTGGATTCCAGGCTCGGTTTGTTCTGCGTTGGTTGATTCGATCGGAGAGGCGGGCAAGGCTGACACTAGGGCGGAAAGGGGTGAACAGTAATTATCCCCACACTGTACAGCTTAAAAAAGCCCCTCGTTTTCGTCCACGTCGTTGACCGGCCCACGCGTCTTTCTGGCCGACTTTCGGCCGGAGGCGGAACGCCCGCTGCTAGCGGGGGTTGTGGTGCCCTCTCCGGTGTCCACCGGTTCGACCGACGCCGTCCCGTCTTCATCGACGCGGGTCAGCACCGCGATGCGTTTTTCCGCTTGCTGGAGGACTTGGTGGCAAAGCTTGATTTTTTCGATGCCCCGTTCGTACTGGACCAGCGATTCGGACAGTCCGAGCTCGCCGCCTTCGAGCATTTCGACGACGTTTTCGACTTCCGCCAGCGCCGATTCGAAATCCACTTGGGGTGCGGATTCGCTTTGGGAGGAGGTCGATTCACTCGATTTCTTTTTCGCCATGATTGCGCCGATCGCCGTGCTGATGTCGTTGAGAGAGGGGCGGTGGAGTGCCGCCTGTCTTGCCAATTCTCGCGATGTGGCGGCGTTTGTCGAGTTGTGTAGATCGCTGGCGCGCTCTGGATGAGCCGCCGGCTAGCCGAGGTGTTGATTTCATTAGCTGTGGGGCGGGCGGCCCAATGCAAAATGGACGCCACGATTGACCGCTGGACCCTCCCCTCGCTTCGCTCGACCCTCCCTGCCAGGGAGGGTGACCTTTAGAAAGCGTGTTCTTCAGGTTTCAATCAGCAACCGGGACGTCAATGCGTCGCGTTTTGGGGGTCACTCGATCCAGCCGCCTCCGAGGACACGGGGGCCGTGGTAGACGACGGCGGCTTGGCCGGGCGCGACGGCATCGACAGGGTGGTCAAAGTGAACGGTGAATCGTTCGGGCGTCGCCGGGTCGAACGCGACCGATGCCGGTTCGGGGGATCCGTTGTAGCGGATTTGAACCGACAGCCCGCCGGTTTCGGGTTCGGACGCGGCCAGGCGGCTGAGTGATTCTGGCGAGACCAACCAGTTGGCATCGGCGGCCGAAAGTTGCTCGCACGCCAGCGATTCCTTTTTGCCGAGCACGACTTGATTGGTATTGGGGTCGATCCGAATCACAAAGTGGGGGGTGCCCAGGGCGATTCCGAGGCCTTTTCGTTGGCCGACGGTAAACGCTTCATAGCCGTCGTGCGTGCCGACGACGCGGCCGTCGGTGGTGACAAAATCGCCGGCCGTGGTGCCGACCAGTTCAGGGCGACGCGCTTTGACAAAATCGCTGTGATGGCCTTGGGTTACAAAGCAGATCTCTTGGCTGTCGCGTTTCCCGGCGACGCCCAACTGGAGGCTTTCGGCGATCTTGCGGATTTCGGTTTTTTCGTAATCGCCGACCGGCAACAACATTCGCGGTAAACGGCTCTTGCCAATTCCGAACAGTGCGTAAGACTGATCTTTGTGGCCGTCCAATCCGCGGTGCAGCTGGCCGTCGATCATCCTGGCGTAGTGGCCGGTGGCGAGAAAGTCCGCTTCGACACCTGCGGCGTAGTCAAACAGGCGGCCGAACTTGATCCAATGATTGCATTTCACGCAAGGATTCGGAGTGCGTCCATTCAGGTAGTCATCGACAAAGTAATCGACGATGCGTCGAAAGTCGGCTTGCAGATCCAGGGCGTAAAAGGGGATGCCGAACTTAGCGGCGACGCGTTTGGCGTCGGCGGCATCGGTGGCGGTGCAGCAGCCCTGTTTGTGGTCGGCGCGCTCGGCCGCCAGGCCCCCCAGGACGGGCAGCGACGGGGCTGAAGTGTGGCCTGCCGGGGCGGTCGGATCCGCGCCGGGTTCCACCTTGCAGACTTCGCTGGACTCCTCGCCGTGCCGCATGAAGACGCCGATCACCTCGTGTCCGGCCTCGAGCAACAGATGTGCCGCCACACTCGAATCGACTCCCCCACTCATCGCCAGGACCACGCGTGCCATGTATAGTTTTCAACCTCTCTGGAAAGTCTTTTCAATGTCAAGTATTCGTCGTGATCGGCGAAAAGGATGTGATCACTGATGGACGCGGAATTGGTTCAGCGCAGTGAAAAAATCGAAAAACGCCTGAAACTGCTCGCCGAGTCCTTGAACCATCGCGGCAAGGCGGAGCAGATCAAAAAAATCGAAGCCAAGATGGGCCAACCGGACTTTTGGGACGACAACGAATCGGCTCAAAAAACGGTCGGCGAACTCAAGGCCCTGAAAGCCATTGTCGGCCCGATGAACGAATTGTCCAGCAGCGTCGAAGACTTGAGTGTCTTGATGGAGATGGCCGACGAGGACGAATCGGTCGCTGCCGAGGTCGGCGAGGAGCTCTCGCGACTGGAAAATATCCTGGACGATTTGGAGCTGAAAGCCCTGCTCAGCGGTCCCAACGACAGCGCCGGAGCGATTCTGACCATCAACGCGCGCGATGGCGGGACCGACGCCAATGACTGGGCGGACATCATGCTGCGGATGTACTCGGCTTGGGCGGTCAACCAAGACTACAAAATCCAACTGCTGGACCGACACGAAAACGAAGAAGCGGGGATCAACAGCGCCTCGATCGCCATCCGTGGGCCGATGGCCTATGGCTACCTGAAAGGCGAGGAGGGCATGCACCGTTTGGTTCGCATCAGCCCCTTCAATAGTGAAGGCAAGCGGCAAACCAGTTTTGCCGCCGTCAGCGTCGCGCCCGAAATCGATGATTCCATTGAGGTAGAAATCGAAGAGAAGGATGTTCGGACCGACACTTTTCGCGCCAGCGGTGCCGGCGGCCAGCACGTCAACAAAACCGACAGCGCCATTCGCCTGACCCACGTCCCCACCAACACGGTGGTGCAGTGCCAAAGCGAACGCAGCCAGCATCAGAACAAGGCCAACGCCTGGAAGATGCTCCGCGCCAAAATGGCCCGCTTGGAAGAGGAGCGTCGCGAAGCGGAAACGGCGGCCAAGTATGGCACCCAGGCCCGGACGGGATTTGGCAGCCAGATCCGCAACTACTTCCTGCACCCCGACCAGCGTGTCAAAGATGCCCGGACCGGGCACTACGTCGGCAACTTCAACAGCGTCATCGACGGTAGCGAGCTGCAAGGCTTCTTGGACGCCTTTTTGCGTTGGCGGGCCGGCGGCAAGACGGCGGTGACCGCGGATCAGGAGTAAGCGATCGCCCGCGCGCCATCAGCTTCATTACATACCCCCACCACCATGGTGTGGTTGTCATCATCAGATTGATGGCTTATTCGATGGCGGCAATGATTTGATCGATGTTCCCCGCTGAATTGGCTCGACAGGCTGTGCGAGCTGGCTATAACGGAAGTGCAGACATCGTCAGCAGGGAGAACAGATCGAATCGATGAGCGGATGATCACTTGTAAGTTGATGTGCATGGAGCAGCCCGCGACCAATGGTTGCCATGGCAAGGAGTTTCATGACGAGGTGATCAACCGCCCAGGCTTAGACTACGACAAACTGGAGCTTGGCTATCATGGACATGAATAGTCAAACCGAGCAAGCGAGTGACCTTGGCAGGTCTCGTGGCGCTGAAGCCGGCCGGCAACCGGTCAGGGGAGATGTTTCTGCGGAGGTTCACGGCGCGCCGCTGGCGGTGTCGGGTTCTCGCAAGATGTCGGTGGCGGTCGCGGCGTTCGAAGCATCGCATCAGTTGCGGCTTGTCATTCGCGGGACGATCGCGGTGTTGTGTGTCGCTGCGGTGTTCTTGTTTCTCTATTTTCCGGACCACTCGGGCGCGTCCACATTTCCGCTGCCGATGTTGGTGGTCGCCTTTGCCTTGCTCCGGTTCGTTGCCAAGCTGCTGCATCGATTCATTGACACCGGCGGCCCGTCGAGTCGGGGAAGGGGATCGCATTGGAGTGTCGCACTGGCGGCATCGGCATCGGACTATTTGCTCAAGGGTCTTATCGCGTTCGCGTTGGCCATCACGGTGGTCATCGGAGCGACCTATGAACTCCCGCTGCTTGGGATCGTCGCTGCGCTGACTCTGCTGGTGGCAACGTTGGTGAATCGACCGTGCCGTGGCTTGTTTCCCGACGCCTCGCTCGCCGAGCGGCGCGACCGCGTGAGACGCCAGACACGCGAGTCTTTGGCCTGCGCGGCGCTGGAGTCGCAGTACGTCCCGGCGGCTACCTTTGGGCGAGGCGAAATGCGCCGCGATGACGCGCATTGGCCGTCGTCAGCACGCGCCCCGATTCAAGACGTTTTCGAGGACGAGGACGAGGTCTACATTGAGTTCGATGAGATCGACGCCGACGACTCGTTTGAAGGAACCTCTCAAGACGAAACGTTTGCGGACGCTTCGGCAAAACTGCGGGTGATCGCCGAACGAGTCGGCTGACGCCCGACGGCGTGGTTTTTGGTTAGCGGCAGGGCGCGAGCCCTCCGGTCTTTCACGGTGGAACCGGACGGCTCGCGCCGTTCCGCTAACACCCTGCGTGCCCAGCGGATGACTGACGGCATGGTCACGCCGCCACGGCACCTTCCTGGAGCATCCGTTGCAAGCGGTCCAGTGCCGCGAACATCTCGTTCCATTGTCGGACGACGTCCATCGTGGAAAGCACCGGCGCGTCCTCGCGGTCAAAACCGAGTTCGCTGACGCGGACGATCTCGTCCATCACGCGAATCCCGCCGGTTGCCGCCGACTCGGTTTTTGATTCCGCCGATTTGCCGTCGGTGTCGTCGACCGGTAAGACCTGCTGCATGGCTTGATGGACCGCCCACAGTGCCGCTTTACGAGACGATTCGGCTTGGACGGTGGTGCGAAGCGTTCCTGATTGGACGAAGTACTTGGCCATGGTGGTGTCTCCCGGTCGGCGGTGTTGAAAATCGGCCGAAGAATCCGTCTCCCCCGGCTAAACACTTCATCGCCGACCGGGTGACACATTCGGTCCGAGGTCTCAGGGACCGCCTTTTTCAAGGTTCGCACAGTTCGCACAGATCGGTCAGCTGTGTGCGGAAAGGCACGTTTGACGGCGAGGCCGGTTCCGCGGGGGCACAGGTAACGCTGTGAAGCATTTTTTCCCTGTGTTTGTTTAGGTTTTAGCGGCAGGGCGCGAGCCCTCCGGTTCTTCCTCATGGCCAAAACACCGGAGGGCTCGCGCCCTACCGCTCAAAAAATGCTTCACAGCGTCGGGGCATAGGGTGTCTGGCTGGGTTTCCGGGGCCGAAGCGGTCGGGGCTGCTTTAATTGCGGCGCCATTGCTGCCGTCGTGCGGCGGGCCGGGCACGTTTTGGAGAGTGTGGTGACGATCAAGCGTTTCAGTTCAACGGGTGCGTGATTGCGACGATGCGGAATGCGTCGAAACGCTTCGTCGGTTGGGGGCACGGGATTTGCGGTGGAAGCAGCGCGGTCGATTCCACCATAGCCGGACCAGGTCTTTCAAATCGTTTGCACTATGTTTCCCATCAAAGAATCTCGCTTTCTCTCTGGTGACGTCAAACTGTTCCGTGTCGAAGCGCCGCGGATCGCCCGCAAGCGGCAGGCGGGGCAGTTTGTGATCGTTCGCATCCACGAGCACGGCGAGCGCATCCCGTTGACGATTGCCGATTCGGACGTGGAGCAGGGGACGATCACGATCATCGTGCAGGGTGTCGGCAAGACGACACGGCTGCTCAATCAGCTCGAAGCCGGCGACGCGATCTTGGACGTCGTCGGTCCCTTGGGCGAGCCGTCGGAGATCAAAAATTTCGGCACGGTCGTCGTCATCGGCGGCGGTGTGGGAACGGCCATCGCCTACCCGACGGCGGTCGCGATGAAACAAGCCGGCAACCACGTGATCACGATCGTCGGTGCCCGCAATCAGTCGTTGTTGATTTTGGAGGACGAGGTTCGCGCGACCAGCGACGAACTTTACCTGATGACCGACGACGGCAGCTACGGTGAACACGGCTTCGTCACACAGAAGCTGCAAGCGTTGATCGACCAGGGGCGAACGATCGATCACGTGTTGGCAATCGGTCCGATCCCGATGATGCGGGCGGTCGCCGAAGTCACTCGCCCGCATCAGATTTCGACCATCGTCAGTCTGAATCCGATCATGGTCGACGGCACCGGCATGTGCGGCGGCTGTCGGGTGTACGTCGGCAAGGAGTGCAAATTCGCGTGTGTCGACGGTCCAGAATTCGACGCGCATCAAGTCGATTTCACCAATCTGATCCAACGCAACAAAATGTATCGCGATCGCGAACAGGAGTCGTTGGAAGCATTCGAGGCCGATCCGACGCACGATCTGGAGGAAGCTCACCATTGTCAGATGGAGCAACGGTTTCCGGAAGTCGGTCCACGGACGGTTTGAAAGTCAAGGGTCACACGTCAGACCTCATCCACGCACCATACAGATTCTGATCCATGGTTGATAAACTTCCTCCCAAGCAACGCACCAAAATTCCTCGTCAGGCAATGCCCGAACAGGAGGCTTGCCAGCGTGCCCATAACTTTGACGAAGTCAACTTGGGTTTGACCGAAGCGATCGCGCAGCGAGAGTCGCAGCGCTGTCTGACCTGTGCCGATCCCAAATGCACGCATGGTTGCCCGGTGGGCGTGCAGATCCGTGAGGTCGTTGATTTGGTTCGCGAGGGCGAGTACCTGTCCGCAGCCGCCAAGCTGCGTGAGGACAACGTGTTGCCGGCGGTCACGGGCCGCGTTTGTCCGCAGGAGAACCAATGCGAAGGGGCATGCGTGTTGGCCCGGCGTTTCAATTCGCTGGCGATCGGGCACATCGAACGATTCGTCGCCGATTATGAACGCAAGACCGGACAGGTGGGGCTTCCCGAGCGGGCCCCGCTGACGGGCAAGAAAGTGGCGATCGTCGGCAGCGGGCCGGCGGGTTTGAGCTGCGCCGGCGACCTGTCCTTGAAGGGCCATGAGGTGACCGTGTTTGAGGCGCTTCACGAAATCGGCGGCGTGTTGATTTATGGCATTCCGGAGTTTCGCTTGCCCAAAGAAATCGTTCGGCAGGAAGTCGAGAACATGCGGGCGATGGGCATCGATTTTCAAACCAACGTCGTGATCGGCAAAACGGTCACCATCGACGAACTGTTCAACGAAGAAGGCTACGATGCGGTGTTCATCGCCACCGGGGCGGGGCTGCCAAAGTTCATGAACATCCCCGGTGAGCAGTTGGCCGGCGTCTACTCGGCGAATGAGTTTCTGACGCGTGTGAACCTGATGAAGGCGTACGATCCCGATCAATACGATTCACCGATTTACGATTGCCGCGGCCGCAACGTGGCGATCGTCGGCGGCGGGAATACCGCGATGGATTCCGTTCGGTCGGCGCTGCGGCTGGGCGCAAAGAACGCCTACATCATCTATCGCCGCAGCGAAGAAGAAATGCCGGCCCGCGGCGAGGAGGTGCATCATGCCAAGGACGAAGGCGTGCAGTTCATGAATCTGCACAACCCGCTGGAGTTTGTCGGCAACGAGGAAGGCAACTTGACCGGCGTCAAGCTGGTCAAGATGGAGCTCGGCGAAGCGGACGAATCGGGGCGTCGGCGACCGGTGCCGATCGAAGGTTCTGAATTTGTGATGCCGATCGACATGGCGGTCGTCGCCATCGGCACCGGGGCCAATCCGTTGGTGCAATCGACCACACCGGACATGGCGACCAACAAATGGGGCTACATCGTTGCCGATGAGGAGACGTCGCGGACCAACAAACGCGGCGTGTTTGCCGGCGGCGATATCGTCAGCGGCGCCGCCACGGTCATTTTGGCCATGGGCGCCGGTCGCGTCGCGGCGCGGTCGATGCACGAGTACCTGGAAACGGGACAGTGGTAGTCGTTTGGCACGCCGCGAGTACGATGGCCCTTCCGGGCCGTTGTCCGTTGGACTCGCGGCGACCTGGAAAGGACGTCGTGCAACATCAACTCGTTCCAAGGCTCCGCCTTGGAACGCAAGGTCGGTGTGGCTCTGCCACACGTCGATGGCCGGTAGGAGGCGGGAGCCTCCGTAAGCATTGTGTTCCCAGGCGGAGCCCGGGAACAAGGGAATAAGACCGGTCTTTCGAGTGCGATGGCCCTTCCGGGCCGTTGTCCGTTGGATTCCCGACGACGACCTGGAAAGGACGTCGTACAACATCAACTCGTTCCAAGGCTCCGCCTGGGAACGCAAGGTCGGTGTGGCTCTGCCACACGTCGATGCCGGTACGTCTGTAGATTGTCTCGTTGGGAACGGGTAAGATAAAGGCGGGCGTCACTTCACTGAGAACCGTCCAGCGGCTTGGATGCGGACTTTGTCGGTCTTGTTGTCGTTCCACGATCGGATGCCGAGTGCACTAACCAAACATGGACTATCTATTTGTCTTTCTGTTCGTGGTGTTGGGGATCGCGATGGTACTTGGCGGTATCTTTGCGTCCTACTTGTTGGCGCCGCGGAACCCGACGAAGGTCAAACAGTCACCGTATGAATGTGGCGAGGAAACCATCGGGTCCTCGTCGATCAATTTCAACGTCGCGTATTATTTGTTTGCGATTCTGTTTTTGGTGTTTGATGTTGAAGCGGCGTTTTTATTTCCCTGGGCCGTGGTGCTTCGCGAACTCGGACTGATCGGGCTGCTCGAGGTCGTGATGTTTGTGCTG
Encoded here:
- the prfB gene encoding peptide chain release factor 2; the protein is MDAELVQRSEKIEKRLKLLAESLNHRGKAEQIKKIEAKMGQPDFWDDNESAQKTVGELKALKAIVGPMNELSSSVEDLSVLMEMADEDESVAAEVGEELSRLENILDDLELKALLSGPNDSAGAILTINARDGGTDANDWADIMLRMYSAWAVNQDYKIQLLDRHENEEAGINSASIAIRGPMAYGYLKGEEGMHRLVRISPFNSEGKRQTSFAAVSVAPEIDDSIEVEIEEKDVRTDTFRASGAGGQHVNKTDSAIRLTHVPTNTVVQCQSERSQHQNKANAWKMLRAKMARLEEERREAETAAKYGTQARTGFGSQIRNYFLHPDQRVKDARTGHYVGNFNSVIDGSELQGFLDAFLRWRAGGKTAVTADQE
- a CDS encoding sulfide/dihydroorotate dehydrogenase-like FAD/NAD-binding protein yields the protein MFPIKESRFLSGDVKLFRVEAPRIARKRQAGQFVIVRIHEHGERIPLTIADSDVEQGTITIIVQGVGKTTRLLNQLEAGDAILDVVGPLGEPSEIKNFGTVVVIGGGVGTAIAYPTAVAMKQAGNHVITIVGARNQSLLILEDEVRATSDELYLMTDDGSYGEHGFVTQKLQALIDQGRTIDHVLAIGPIPMMRAVAEVTRPHQISTIVSLNPIMVDGTGMCGGCRVYVGKECKFACVDGPEFDAHQVDFTNLIQRNKMYRDREQESLEAFEADPTHDLEEAHHCQMEQRFPEVGPRTV
- the gltA gene encoding NADPH-dependent glutamate synthase, encoding MVDKLPPKQRTKIPRQAMPEQEACQRAHNFDEVNLGLTEAIAQRESQRCLTCADPKCTHGCPVGVQIREVVDLVREGEYLSAAAKLREDNVLPAVTGRVCPQENQCEGACVLARRFNSLAIGHIERFVADYERKTGQVGLPERAPLTGKKVAIVGSGPAGLSCAGDLSLKGHEVTVFEALHEIGGVLIYGIPEFRLPKEIVRQEVENMRAMGIDFQTNVVIGKTVTIDELFNEEGYDAVFIATGAGLPKFMNIPGEQLAGVYSANEFLTRVNLMKAYDPDQYDSPIYDCRGRNVAIVGGGNTAMDSVRSALRLGAKNAYIIYRRSEEEMPARGEEVHHAKDEGVQFMNLHNPLEFVGNEEGNLTGVKLVKMELGEADESGRRRPVPIEGSEFVMPIDMAVVAIGTGANPLVQSTTPDMATNKWGYIVADEETSRTNKRGVFAGGDIVSGAATVILAMGAGRVAARSMHEYLETGQW
- a CDS encoding NADH-quinone oxidoreductase subunit A; translated protein: MDYLFVFLFVVLGIAMVLGGIFASYLLAPRNPTKVKQSPYECGEETIGSSSINFNVAYYLFAILFLVFDVEAAFLFPWAVVLRELGLIGLLEVVMFVLVLIVGLAYAWKKGVLEWES